The DNA segment AACTCGCCGGGGTCGGCGTGGAACGAGACGTCCTGGAGGATGACGGGGCCGTCGGTCTGGTAGCGGAAGGAGATGTTGGAGACCTCGACGCGGCCGCGGAGCGGGCCTGGGGCGAGGCGGGTCTCGGAGGCCTCGGGCTTCTCCTCGAGGATGGGGGAGAGACGCTTCCAGATGGGGACGATGTTGAGCAGGCCGACGGCGGTGGTGCCGAGGTCAATCAGGCCGTAGAGGAGGCCGACGTAGGCGGAGAGGAAGGCGAGGAAGGAGCCGGTGGTGAAGGTGCGAGGCGTGTCGGCGGGGAGGAAGACCTGGCGCGCGACGACGGCGAAGAGGACCATGTAGGTGACGATCGGGAAGGCGGCGGCGAAGGTGTCGAGGGCGTTGGAGATACCGCGGGAGGAGAGCTGGAGCCGCTGCTGGCGGGCGAAGGTGCGGGCCCAGCGGGCGAAGGCGCGGTCCTCGGCGGCGGCGACCCTGATCTTGGAGACGCCGTTCATGAACTGAAGGAGGAGGGAGGCCATCTTGCCGTGGCTCTCCTGGATGTCGTGCTGGTAGCGGGCGCGGAGCAGGCCGCAGACGACGATCGCGCCGACCAGCAGCAGGATCATGCCGAGCGCGACGAGGGCGGCGGGGGGGCTGTAGTAGAAGAGGAGGGCGAGGCTGAAGACGGAGAAGACGCTGGAGACGACCGTGGTGATGGCGGAGGTGGAGAGCTCGGACATGATGGTGTCGATGCCCATCGCGCGGTAGGCGAGGTCGCCCGCCGCGTATCGCGTGAAAAAGCGGGCGGGGAGGTGGATGAGGCGGTGCCAGATCGCGGCCTGGAGGGCGCTGCCGGCGCGGTACTGGACGCGGGTGAGGGCGACCGAGCGGGTGATCTGGAAGGCGGCGGCGGCGAAGGCGGCGACGCCGAGGGCCAGGGTGATCTGGAGGAGCTGGGTCTGCTCGCTGGAGGGGATGATGTAGTCGAAGACGGTGCCGACGGCGATCGGGGTGGCGAGGGTGAGGAGCCCGCCGGCGACTCCCATGAGCACGACGGTGACGACGTCTCGCGTGAGGCCGTGGGCGGCGAAGCGGGCGAGGTCGCGGCCGGTGAGTGCGTGCGAGGGGAGGCAGCGGTAGAAGCAGAACGCGGCGGGGTCGAGTTTCCGCGCGAGCACGGCGGTGACGGGGAGGATGGAGCCGTCGGCGGGGTTGTGGAGCGAGTACGACGTGGCGGAGTCGGGGATGAGGGCGACGGGGGTCTCGCCGCCGTCGAGGAAGCCAAGGAGCGGGCCGTTGTCGCGGCGGTGCCAGTCGCGCGTGAGGCGGACGCGGCGGCTCTCGACCCGCGAGGCGTGGGCGATGGCCTCGACGGGGTTCTGGTTGTCGGCGCCGCGGGTGCCCAGTGGCGGGGGCGTGAGGTCGATGCCGAGGTGGCGACCGACGAGCGTCGCCGCGGCGATGAGGGCGGAGTCGGAGGAGTCGGCGACGGGGGTGAGGCGGGAGCGGTTGAGGATGGATCGGAGTTCGCTGAAGGCGGCGTTGACGGTGGACCGTGTGGCGACCGACTTGGCGAGGAGGCGGTGGCGGTCGCGCTCCATCTCGCGGGTGCGCTGGGTGTCGATGAGGGTTTCGAGGGCCTGGTGGAAGGTGTAAAGGCCGCGCCAGTAGGCGTCGTCGGGGGTGATCGAGTCGGAGCGGGAGGAGGCGAGGCGGCAGGGGGAATCGGCGGTGAGCCAGCCGTCTTTTCCGACGGGGAAGAGGATGTCGCCGTCGACGGTGCACGCGCCGGCGGAGCCCATGAAGCGGACGGCGCCGTTGAGGGGCCGCAGCCAGGCGATGCCGGTCTGGGGCTGGGCGGCCTCGCCTGCCGCGAGGTCGACCACGCCGCCGCAGCGGAGGTTGTGGGTCCCCGGGGGGGGGATCTCGGCGGTGCAGAGCGAGCAGACCGAGCCGACCCAGCGGTCGATGCGGGCGAGGATCTCGGGGGCGAGGTCGTCGTCGCGGGCGGCCTTTGCGAGTTGGGTGATGCCGAGGCGGATGGCGTGGGCGTCGGTGGAGCCGAAGCCCAGGAGCAGCACGTTGTGGTAGGCGGTTGGGGGCGGGAGGCCGAAGAGGAGGTTGCCCGGGGTGATGCGGAGGAGGTGGGTGCGCTGGAGGTCGGTGGCGTCGTCGTGGCGGGCGATGGTCATGGCGACGACGTCGATGTGGCCGCGGGTGACGAGCCAGACCGAGCCGGGGTCGACGAGGGGGAGCGGCTGGTTGGCCGACGTTGCGGTCGGCGTACCGCGCATTTCGAAGAGTTCGTCGAGGGTGGGGGGCATGGGAGGTGCTACTCGGACTGGATGAGCCGGCGGTAGGCGCCGTCGTCGGCGATGAGGCTGTCGTGGGTGCCGCGCTGGACGACCTTGCCGCGTTCGAGGACGATGATCTCGTTGCAGTCGCGGATGGTGGAGAGGCGGTGGGCGACGATGATGCAGGTGCAGCC comes from the Phycisphaeraceae bacterium genome and includes:
- a CDS encoding NHLP bacteriocin export ABC transporter permease/ATPase subunit, coding for MPPTLDELFEMRGTPTATSANQPLPLVDPGSVWLVTRGHIDVVAMTIARHDDATDLQRTHLLRITPGNLLFGLPPPTAYHNVLLLGFGSTDAHAIRLGITQLAKAARDDDLAPEILARIDRWVGSVCSLCTAEIPPPGTHNLRCGGVVDLAAGEAAQPQTGIAWLRPLNGAVRFMGSAGACTVDGDILFPVGKDGWLTADSPCRLASSRSDSITPDDAYWRGLYTFHQALETLIDTQRTREMERDRHRLLAKSVATRSTVNAAFSELRSILNRSRLTPVADSSDSALIAAATLVGRHLGIDLTPPPLGTRGADNQNPVEAIAHASRVESRRVRLTRDWHRRDNGPLLGFLDGGETPVALIPDSATSYSLHNPADGSILPVTAVLARKLDPAAFCFYRCLPSHALTGRDLARFAAHGLTRDVVTVVLMGVAGGLLTLATPIAVGTVFDYIIPSSEQTQLLQITLALGVAAFAAAAFQITRSVALTRVQYRAGSALQAAIWHRLIHLPARFFTRYAAGDLAYRAMGIDTIMSELSTSAITTVVSSVFSVFSLALLFYYSPPAALVALGMILLLVGAIVVCGLLRARYQHDIQESHGKMASLLLQFMNGVSKIRVAAAEDRAFARWARTFARQQRLQLSSRGISNALDTFAAAFPIVTYMVLFAVVARQVFLPADTPRTFTTGSFLAFLSAYVGLLYGLIDLGTTAVGLLNIVPIWKRLSPILEEKPEASETRLAPGPLRGRVEVSNISFRYQTDGPVILQDVSFHADPGEFVAIVGPSGSGKSTLLRILLGFEQPESGTIAYDGFDAAGLDPHALRRQIGVVLQNGDLMPGDIFSNIVGSSVSLTLADAWEAARLAGFDRDIEEMPMGMHTIISESAASLSGGQRQRLMIARALVTRPRIVFFDEATSALDNPTQAIVTQSLDRLRSTRIVIAHRLSTIATADRIYVVDKGRVVQQGNYDHLVSVPGLFYDLVKRQLA